A DNA window from Vigna angularis cultivar LongXiaoDou No.4 chromosome 1, ASM1680809v1, whole genome shotgun sequence contains the following coding sequences:
- the LOC108319628 gene encoding proteasome subunit alpha type-7 translates to MARYDRAITVFSPDGHLFQVEYALEAVRKGNAAVGVRGTDNVVLGVEKKSTAKLQDSRTVRKIVNLDDHIALACAGLKADARVLINRARVECQSHRLTVEDPVTVEYITRYIAGLQQKYTQSGGVRPFGLSTLIVGFDPYTGAPSLYQTDPSGTFSAWKANATGRNSNSIREFLEKNFKETSGQETVKLAIRALLEVVESGGKNIEVAVMTKEHGLRQLEEAEIDAIVAEIEAEKAAAEAAKKAPPKET, encoded by the exons ATGGCCAGGTACGATCGAGCAATCACCGTGTTCTCCCCCGACGGTCACCTCTTCCAGGTCGAGTATGCCCTCGAAGCCGTCCGCAAAGGTAACGCCGCCGTCGGCGTCCGAGGCACAGACAACGTCGTCCTCGGCGTCGAGAAGAAATCCACCGCCAAACTCCAAGACTCCAG GACTGTAAGGAAGATTGTGAATCTCGACGATCACATTGCGCTTGCCTGCGCGGGGCTGAAGGCCGACGCACGTGTGCTCATAAACCGGGCACGTGTGGAGTGTCAGAGTCACAGGCTCACCGTCGAGGATCCCGTTACTGTTGAGTATATCACCCGTTACATTGCGGGGCTTCAGCAGAAGTACACGCAGAGTGGTGGTGTGCGACCCTTTGGGCTTTCCACCCTCATTGTTGGGTTTGATCCCTACACTGGCGCCCCCTCACTGTACCAGACGGACCCTTCTGGCACGTTTTCCGCGTGGAAGGCCAACGCCACCGGCCGAAACTCGAATTCGATTCGGGAGTTTCTGGAGAAGAATTTCAAGGAGACCTCTGGGCAGGAGACTGTGAAATTGGCTATTCGTGCATTGCTTGAA GTTGTTGAGAGTGGAGGGAAAAATATAGAAGTTGCTGTGATGACCAAGGAGCATGGTCTGCGTCAACTGGAGGAAGCTGAAATTGATGCCATCGTTGCTGAGATCGAAGCAGAGAAAGCAGCTGCTGAGGCTGCGAAGAAAGCCCCTCCGAAGGAGACATGA
- the LOC108323877 gene encoding histidine kinase 1: MAAKCRHVFDRVQSLSFCTYWKKSTTPTGRRIFHRDVEKEEFQYASTQCLSSYYSVFVVRLAIMAMLAILIGLLTFLTWHFTKIYTTKSLNSLAYDLRYELLQRPILRMWNILNSTSEITTAQVKLSQYVIRSHTTNLPTQADQVEMYDAMRAVTWALFASKKALNSITVKYKNGFVQAFHRDLKENNTFYIYSDLANYSMAASGHNEINSLSSNEAWNDKDIHGNKSAIWYREPLDPVSGEKIGKVMPIAPEDSINIAGISQVPDGVASWHVAVSKFTDSPLLSAALPVWDSSNKSIVAVVGVTTALYSVGQLMQELVELHSGHMYLTSQEGYLLATSTNAPLLSNSTRPPKLKMAVDCENEVIREGARWLQKTYGNNFPQSHELHVENVKLGPQQYYIDSFFLNLKRLPLVGVIIIPRKHIMGQADERAFKTLVILISASLCIIVIGCVCILILTNGVSKEMKLRAELISHLEARRKAEASSNYKSQFLANMSHELRTPMAAVIGLLDILISDDRLTNEQCATVTQIRKCSTALLRLLNNILDLSKVESGKLVLEDAEFDFGRELEGLVDMFSVQCINHNVETVLDLSDDMPKLVRGDSARVVQIFANLINNSIKFTLSGHIILRGWCENPNACSDDTNFPLEQKKSRCSQKNRAKQHENHAKRISNRDNKIVLWFEVDDTGCGIDPSKWESVFESFEQADPSTTRLHGGTGLGLCIVRTLVNKMGGEIKVVKKEGPGTLMRLYLRLSAPLDATEQHCQVDFANKGLVVLLALHGSMGRSVTSKWLQKNGVVSMEASEWNGLTQILRVLFHARSSAHNNGFDANYSVHENLKSKLLSIQELRNPVFVIAVDIGLLDLSTDIWKEQLNFLHKYFGRAKFVWILKHDSSNTIKMELCRKGHTLTVNKPLYKTKMLHILETITKERSDELQKKNMTTPRSTTVKEGYLHESLEIDYTQCDVASSDGSDISETGGSNPVRESGDKQREKVVRSESSSQHKINNLAGLANGYKEDNSPWKEELCGSSLNSNNVTANGTPKSSSTKQALFAKGSQCEDSEYGETGSGSSSRRTVSGKKSLEGLRILLAEDTPVIQRVATIMLEKMGAIVVAVGDGQQAVDALNGMPGVEDCRRESIMKERNTRSSQTEILSCPPYDLILMDCQMPKMDGYETTKAIRKSEMGTGLHIPIVALTAHAMSCDEAKCLEVGMDAYLTKPIDFKLMESTILSLTRRTSPTFV; the protein is encoded by the exons ATGGCTGCCAAGTGCAGACACGTTTTTGATAGAGTACAGAGTTTGAGTTTTTGCACTTACTGGAAAAAAAGCACCACACCAACAGGCAGACGAATTTTCCACAGGGATGTGGAAAAGGAAGAATTCCAGTATGCCAGTACTCAATGTCTTTCATCCTACTACAGTGTCTTTGTGGTTCGTCTAGCAATCATG GCGATGCTAGCCATCTTGATTGGTCTGCTCACTTTCCTCACATGGCATTTCACAAAGATTTATACAACAAAATCTCTTAACAGCTTGGCATACGACCTGCGTTATGAACTTCTGCAACGCCCCATCTTGAGGATGTGGAACATTCTGAATTCTACTTCTGAAATTACCACTGCTCAGGTTAAGCTGTCGCAGTATGTGATCAGAAGCCACACCACCAACCTTCCCACTCAAGCAGACCAAGTTGAG ATGTACGACGCGATGAGAGCTGTGACGTGGGCACTGTTTGCCAGTAAAAAAGCTCTGAATTCAATAACTGTCAAATACAAGAATGGATTTGTGCAAGCATTCCATAGAGACCTGAAGGAAAACAACACCTTTTACATATATTCTGATCTTGCAAATTACTCCATGGCTGCCAGTGGCCACAATGAGATCAATTCGCTTTCATCGAACGAAGCTTGGAATGATAAAGACATTCACGGAAACAAGTCTGCAATTTGGTATCGGGAACCGCTTGATCCTGTCAGTGGAGAGAAGATTGGAAAAGTAATGCCAATTGCACCAGAAGACTCCATCAATATAGCAGGCATCTCCCAAGTACCTGATGGTGTAGCTTCGTGGCATGTTGCTGTTAGCAAGTTTACAGATTCACCATTGCTTTCTGCGGCATTGCCAGTTTGGGACTCTTCAAATAAAAGCATTGTGGCAGTTGTGGGTGTCACAACTGCACTTTATAGTGTGGGGCAGCTCATGCAAGAGCTGGTTGAGTTGCACAGTGGTCACATGTATTTGACCTCCCAAGAGGGTTACTTACTTGCAACTTCCACAAATGCACCTCTACTGTCAAATTCTACAAGGCCTCCGAAGCTTAAGATGGCTGTTGACTGTGAAAATGAAGTAATAAGAGAGGGAGCTCGGTGGCTACAGAAAACCTATGGCAACAATTTCCCTCAAAGTCATGAACTTCATGTAGAGAATGTCAAGCTAGGTCCCCAGCAATATTACATCGACTCATTCTTCCTTAACTTGAAGAGACTTCCTCTG GTGGGTGTAATCATCATACCCAGAAAGCATATCATGGGGCAGGCAGATGAAAGAGCCTTCAAAACATTGGTTATTCTTATATCTGCATCGTTGTGTATTATTGTCATTGGATGTGTTTGCATTTTGATACTGACAAATGGAGTGTCAAAGGAAATGAAACTAAGAGCAGAACTCATCAGCCACCTGGAAGCAAGAAGGAAGGCAGAGGCATCAAGCAACTATAAAAGTCAATTTCTTGCAAATATGAG TCATGAATTGAGGACACCAATGGCTGCAGTAATCGGGTTACTCGACATTCTTATATCTGATGACCGTCTCACAAATGAGCAATGTGCAACAGTTACTCAAATAAGAAAATGTTCAACTGCCCTGCTTCGTCTACTTAATAACATCTTGGACCTGAGCAAG gTTGAATCTGGAAAATTGGTCCTAGAAGATGCAGAATTTGATTTCGGGCGGGAACTTGAAGGGCTTGTAGATATGTTTTCTGTGCAGTGCATTAACCACAATGTAGAGACTGTTCTAGACTTGTCTG ATGATATGCCAAAGCTAGTTCGAGGTGATTCTGCTAGGGTAGTTCAAATTTTTGCAAATTTGATCAACAACTCAATTAAGTTTACTCTAT CCGGTCACATTATTCTGAGAGGATGGTGTGAAAACCCAAATGCTTGCAGTGATGATACGAATTTTCCACTTGAGCAAAAGAAATCACGGTGTTCACAGAAGAACAGAGCAAAACAACATGAAAACCATGCAAAGAGGATTTCCAATAGAGATAACAAAATAGTACTTTGGTTTGAAGTTGATGACACAGGCTGTG GTATTGATCCAAGTAAATGGGAATCCGTGTTTGAAAGCTTTGAGCAAGCTGATCCATCAACTACTAGACT GCATGGAGGCACGGGTCTTGGTCTTTGCATTGTCAGAACCTTG GTTAACAAGATGGGTGGAGAAATCAAGGTTGTCAAAAAGGAGGGCCCAGGAACACTGATGCGATTATACTTGCGTCTGAGTGCACCTCTGGATGCCACAGAACAACATTGTCAAGTAGATTTTGCTAACAAAGGCTTAGTG GTACTTCTTGCACTACATGGCAGTATGGGTAGATCTGTTACATCTAAGTGGTTACAGAAAAATGGTGTAGTGTCTATGGAGGCATCAGAATGGAATGGATTAACACAAATCCTTAGGGTACTCTTTCATGCTAGAAGTTCAGCTCATAATAATGGTTTCGATGCAAATTATTCAGTGCATGAAAATTTAAAGTCGAAACTACTGAGCATACAGGAATTGAGGAACCCAGTTTTTGTGATTGCTGTTGACATTGGACTACTTGACTTGAGCACAGATATATGGAAGGAACAGCTCAATTTCCTTCACAAATACTTTGGGAGAGCGAAATTCGTGTGGATACTAAAGCATGACTCCTCCAATACCATAAAGATGGAGCTTTGCAGGAAAGGGCATACACTGACAGTGAACAAACCCCTCTACAAAACAAAAATGCTTCATATTTTGGAAACCATTACAAAGGAAAGAAGTGATGAgctacaaaagaaaaatatgactACTCCCAGATCTACTACAGTGAAAGAGGGTTATTTGCATGAGAGTCTTGAGATTGATTATACTCAATGTGATGTTGCAAGCTCGGATGGTTCTGACATTTCTGAAACGGGAGGTTCTAATCCTGTTCGTGAAAGTGGAGATAAACAAAGAGAGAAGGTAGTGAGATCTGAATCATCATCACAACACAAGATAAATAACTTAGCTGGATTAGCAAATGGATATAAGGAAGATAATAGTCCTTGGAAGGAAGAGTTATGTGGGAGCAGCCTCAACTCTAACAATGTCACTGCGAATGGCACACCAAAATCATCCTCCACTAAACAAGCATTGTTTGCGAAAGGCAGTCAATGTGAAGATTCTGAATATGGCGAAACAGGAAGTGGCAGTAGCTCGAGAAGAACAGTGAGTGGAAAGAAATCTCTTGAAGGTCTGAGGATATTGCTTGCAGAAGACACACCAGTAATTCAAAGGGTTGCAACCATAATGCTTGAAAAAATGGGAGCCATTGTTGTAGCTGTAGGTGATGGACAACAAGCAGTGGATGCTCTGAATGGCATGCCTGGTGTTGAAGATTGTAGAAGGGAGTCTAtcatgaaagaaagaaacacaaGATCATCTCAAACTGAGATTCTCAGTTGCCCTCCATATGATTTGATCCTAATGGATTGTCAG ATGCCAAAGATGGATGGCTATGAGACAACAAAAGCAATCAGGAAATCAGAAATGGGAACTGGTTTGCACATTCCAATTGTTGCTCTTACAGCTCATGCAATGTCATGTGATGAAGCCAAGTGCTTAGAGGTTGGCATGGATGCTTATTTAACAAAGCCAATTGACTTCAAACTGATGGAGTCCACCATTCTTTCACTCACAAGAAGGACATCTCCGACTTTTGTTTAA
- the LOC108340661 gene encoding protein EARLY-RESPONSIVE TO DEHYDRATION 7, chloroplastic — protein MASEIPNEKNSLYPQVIVDVKPEASSSNPSSNLYPKIDEVENLIPNDLSASAPPLAAEEVLIKVPGAILHLIDKECSVELACGDLKIICLRQGTNIVGFYANVGDIQWPMAKDEAAVKVDDSHYFFSLHMPNESKSDSSSDEEEKRGLFNLRRNRKKKKKDSVPSVMSYGLTIASRGQEDLLKELDKVLQECSAFSVQKVSEEAKKEGEALDASVAKEVSPADLQTEEKKEMMEEKCAAYWTTLAPNVEDYSGTAAKLIAAGSGQLVKGILWCGDVTVERLRWGNEIMKTRMAPGSQEEVNPETLKRIQRVKRMTQMTENVANGVLTGVVKVSGYFTSSLVNSKAGKKIFSLLPGEVVLASLDGFSKVCDAVEVAGKNVMSTSNTVTTELVSHRYGDEAAKATSEGLDAAGHAVGTAWAAFKLRQALNPKSVIKPTALTKSAAEAAAAEIKAKMSK, from the exons ATGGCATCTGAAATTCCTAACGAGAAAAACTCCCTCTATCCGCAGGTAATAGTCGATGTAAAGCCCGAAGCATCTTCTTCCAACCCTTCCTCCAATCTTTACCCCAAAATCGACGAGGTCGAAAACCTCATCCCCAACGACTTGAGCGCCTCCGCCCCGCCGCTCGCCGCCGAGGAGGTTCTCATCAAGGTCCCCGGCGCCATCCTCCACCTCATCGACAAGGAATGCAGCGTGGAGCTCGCCTGCGGCGACCTCAAAATCATCTGCCTCCGCCAGGGGACGAATATAGTCGGTTTTTATGCAAATGTCGGCGATATACAGTGGCCCATGGCAAAAGACGAGGCGGCGGTAAAGGTCGACGACTCGCACTACTTCTTCTCCCTCCACATGCCGAACGAATCCAAATCAGATTCCTCCAGTGATGAGGAGGAAAAAAGAGGACTATTTAACCTCCGCCGGAAccggaagaagaaaaagaaggactCCGTTCCCAGCGTGATGAGCTACGGCTTAACGATAGCGTCGAGGGGGCAGGAGGATTTGCTGAAGGAGTTGGATAAGGTGCTTCAGGAATGCAGTGCTTTCTCGGTGCAGAAGGTGTCGGAGGAGGCGAAGAAGGAGGGGGAGGCGTTGGATGCGTCGGTGGCGAAGGAGGTATCGCCGGCGGATTTgcagacggaggagaagaaggagatgaTGGAGGAGAAGTGTGCTGCGTATTGGACCACGTTGGCTCCTAATGTAGAGGATTACAGTGGAACTGCTGCGAAACTTATTGCGGCTGGTTCTGGACAACTGGTGAAGGGGATTTTGTGGTGTGGGGATGTGACGGTGGAACGGTTGCGGTGGGGGAATGAGATCATGAAGACAAGGATGGCTCCGGGTTCACAGGAAGAGGTTAATCCCGAAACCCTGAAGCGGATCCAAAG GGTTAAGAGAATGACCCAAATGACAGAGAATGTAGCAAATGGGGTCCTCACTGGGGTTGTGAAGGTCTCTGGATATTTCACCAGTTCACTTGTAAATTCAAAAGCGGGAAAGAAAATTTTCAGCCTCCTACCTGGCGAAGTTGTGCTTGCATCATTGGATGGATTCA GCAAAGTGTGCGATGCTGTTGAAGTAGCAGGAAAAAATGTGATGTCAACGTCAAACACTGTTACAACCGAGCTTGTCAGTCACAG ATATGGAGATGAAGCTGCAAAGGCAACAAGTGAAGGACTGGATGCTGCTGGTCATGCTGTGGGGACTGCTTGGGCTGCATTTAAGCTTCGACAGGCTTTGAATCCTAAGAGTGTTATAAAACCTACTGCACTCACCAAATCTGCGGCTGAAGCTGCTGCTGCTGAAATTAAGGCTAAAATGTCCAAGTGA
- the LOC108343931 gene encoding alpha-mannosidase gives METTLVAQTLSAFLWLSFCATLVSAKYIRYNTGAAIAPGKLNVHLVPHSHDDVGWLKTVDQYYVGSNNSIQGACVENVLDSVVVSLQKDPNRKFVFAEMAFFHRWWVEQSPETQEEMRKLVNAGQLEIINGGWCMHDEAATHYIDMIDQTTLGHRFIKDEFNKTPTVGWQIDPFGHSAVQAYLLGAELGFDSVHFARIDYQDRAKRKADKSLEVVWRASKTFGSSAQIFANAFPVHYSAPNGFNFEVNNADVNVVPVQDDPLLFDYNVEQRVKDFIEASTTQANVTRTNHIMWTMGDDFQYQYAESWFKQMDKLIHYVNKDGRVNALYSTPSIYTNAKNAANQTWPLKTDDYFPYADSANAYWTGYFTSRPALKRYVRMTSGYYLATRQLEFFAGKQSAKYNTFGLGDALGIAQHHDAVSGTAKQHTTNDYAKRLAIGVSEAEAVVSSTLACLTSKKSSGQCSAPASAFAQCQLLNISYCPPTEDNIPDAKSLVVVVYNPLGWKRTDIVKIPVNDAHLVVQDSLGNNIEVQYVDVDDVTANLRNFYVKAYLGVSPKQAPKYWLLFQASVPPLGWSTYFISKATGTGSKTKNLSNLGSQRGDTIVIGPGNLKMSFSSTSGQLKRMYNSRTGVDIPIQQSYLYYGSSEGDSDPQASGAYIFRPNGSPPTIISRSVPAKVIRGPLVDEVHQKFSSWIYQVTRLYKDKDHAEVEFTIGPIPTDDGVGKEVITRMTANMVTNKEFYTDSNGRDFLKRVRDHRDDWPLQVTQPVAGNYYPLNLGIYTKDKKSEFSILVDRATGGASIKDGEVELMLHRRILHDDGRGVGEALDEQVCVNNNKTCEGLTVRGNYYISIDKLGAGARWRRTTGQEIYSPFLLAFTHENLESWKSSHWTKGTILDPNYSLPPNVALITLEELDGGVVLLRLAHLYEPSEDAEYSTLTKVELKKLIAKKTIKELKEVSLSANQEKSEIKKMTWKVEGDNGQEPQGLRGGPVNNNLVVELGPMEIRTFLLKLSNTPSHH, from the exons GCCTTTTTCCATCGGTGGTGGGTAGAACAAAGTCCAGAAACACAAGAAGAAATGAGAAAGCTTGTGAATGCGGGGCAGCTAGAGATCAT AAACGGTGGTTGGTGCATGCACGATGAAGCTGCAACTCACTACATAGACATGATTGATCAAACCACTTTGGGCCATCGATTTATCAAGGATGAGTTTAACAAGACTCCCACCGTTGGATGGCAGATTGATCCATTTGGACACTCTGCTGTGCAGGCTTACCTTCTTGGAGCTGAG CTTGGGTTTGATTCTGTACATTTTGCAAGAATTGATTATCAAGACAGAGCTAAGCGCAAAGCTGATAAGTCTCTTGAAGTTGTTTGGCGTGCCTCCAAAACATTTGGTTCTTCTGCTCAGATTTTTGCCAATGCTTTCCCTGTTCATTACAGTGCTCCAAATGGTTTCAACTTTGAAGTCAATAATGCTGATGTTAATGTTGTTCCAGTGCAG GATGATCCTCTTCTTTTTGACTACAACGTTGAACAACGTGTCAAAGACTTTATTGAAGCTTCCACTACCCAA GCAAATGTGACGAGGACAAACCATATAATGTGGACAATGGGTGATGATTTCCAGTACCAATATGCAGAGTCTTGGTTCAAGCAAATGGATAAACTAATTCATTATGTTAATAAG GATGGTAGAGTAAATGCTTTGTATTCCACTCCATCTATTTACACCAATGCCAAAAATGCTGCTAATCAAACTTGGCCACTGAAAACTGATGATTACTTCCC gtatgCTGATAGTGCTAATGCTTATTGGACTGGCTATTTCACGAGTCGCCCAGCCTTAAAGCGATATGTTAGGATGACAAGTGGATACTATTTG GCAACGCGTCAACTTGAATTTTTTGCTGGAAAGCAATCAGCTAAATACAATACTTTCGGTCTTGGAGATGCTCTAGGAATTGCACAACATCATGATGCTGTCAGTGGCACTGCCAAACAGCATACAACCAATGACTATGCCAAACGACTGGCTATTGGAGTCTCTGAG GCTGAAGCAGTTGTTAGTTCTACTTTGGCTTGTCTTACTAGTAAGAAATCAAGTGGTCAATGTTCAGCACCTGCATCGGCTTTTGCCCAG TGTCAATTGTTAAATATCAGTTACTGCCCTCCTACAGAAGATAACATTCCAGACGCTAAGAGTTTG GTAGTTGTGGTGTATAATCCACTTGGATGGAAACGTACTGATATCGTCAAAATACCA GTTAATGATGCTCATCTTGTTGTCCAAGACTCTCTGGGCAATAATATTGAAGTACAATATGTGGATGTGGATGATGTTACAGcaaatttaagaaatttctATGTAAAGGCTTATTTGGGGGTGTCACCAAAACAAGCCCCAAAGTACTGGCTTCTGTTTCAGGCGTCAGTACCTCCACTTGGATGGAGCACGTACTTCATTTCTAAAGCAACGGGAACAG GGTCCAAAACAAAAAACCTATCTAACCTCGGCAGTCAGAGAGGTGACACCATTGTCATTGGGCCCGGAAATTTAAAGATGTCCTTTTCCTCAACCTCTGGGCAACTCAAAAGGATGTATAATTCTAGAACTGGA GTTGATATACCTATTCAGCAAAGCTACCTCTATTATGGATCCAGTGAGGGTGATAGTGATCCTCAG GCTTCTGGTGCGTATATATTCCGGCCTAATGGATCCCCTCCAACTATCATTTCAAGATCA GTGCCCGCCAAGGTAATCCGCGGACCACTAGTTGATGAAGTTCATCAGAAATTTAGCTCTTGGATTTATCAG GTTACTAGGCTTTACAAAGATAAAGACCACGCTGAAGTCGAATTCACT ATTGGTCCAATTCCTACTGATGATGGAGTTGGAAAAGAGGTGATCACAAGAATGACAGCAAATATGGTCACAAACAAGGAGTTTTATACTGATTCCAACGGCAGAGATTTTCTCAAACGA GTTCGAGATCATAGGGATGATTGGCCCCTTCAAGTAACTCAACCAGTTGCAGGAAACTATTACCCA CTCAATCTTGGAATTTATACCAAGGATAAGAAATCTGAGTTCTCAATCTTAGTTGATCGTGCCACTGGTGGGGCTAGCATCAAAGATGGTGAGGTGGAATTGATGCTTCATAG GCGTATTCTTCACGATGATGGTCGAGGCGTTGGGGAAGCACTCGATGAACAAGTTTGCGTGAACAATAACAAAACATGTGAAGGACTAACA GTCAGAGGAAATTATTATATCAGCATAGACAAACTTGGGGCTGGTGCACGCTGGCGCCGTACAACTGGTCAAGAAATCTATTCGCCATTCTTATTGGCTTTTACACATGAG AACTTGGAAAGTTGGAAGTCCTCACATTGGACCAAGGGAACGATCCTGGACCCAAATTACAGCCTGCCCCCGAATGTAGCTCTGATAACTCTTGAG GAGTTGGATGGTGGAGTTGTGCTTCTCCGTTTGGCACATCTATATGAG CCAAGTGAAGATGCCGAGTATTCAACTCTAACCAAAGTAGAATTGAAGAAGCTGATTGCCAAGAAAACG ATAAAGGAGTTGAAGGAGGTAAGTTTATCAGCTAACCAAGAGAAgtcagaaataaagaaaatgacatGGAAGGTTGAAGGAGACAATGGACAAGAACCTCAAGGTCTTAGGGGTGGCCCTGTCAACAATAATTTGGTTGTTGAGCTTGGCCCCATGGAAATACGAACTTTCCTATTGAAACTTTCAAATACCCCAAGTCATCATTGA